The window AGACTGATCCAAAGATAAAATAGAAATAATCTGCACCGCTTTTAACCATTCACCTAATTCATTTTCATTAATACCCAATTCTGCAGCTATTTCATTATCTGTAGCACTACGACCTAACTCCTTTTCAATTTTTTCATATGCTTGTTCTAGCTGTTTAGCCCTTTGCCTTACCGAAATGGGCAACCAATCCTCTTTACGAATACCATCAATGATCGCCCCCCTAATTCTTTTATAAGCAAATCCTGCAAAAGGGACTCCTAAATTAGGATTAAAACGCTCAATAGCTTCCAATAAACCGAAAATACCATAACTAGTTAAATCATCCTTTTCTATATGCAGAGGTAAAGAGGATGACATTTTACCAACAATTTGTCGCACCAAAAAAACATAATGTTTAATTAACTTTTCCTTTAACTGTGGATCTTTAGTAA of the Clostridia bacterium genome contains:
- a CDS encoding FliA/WhiG family RNA polymerase sigma factor — encoded protein: MEPQTLWKEYFITKDPQLKEKLIKHYVFLVRQIVGKMSSSLPLHIEKDDLTSYGIFGLLEAIERFNPNLGVPFAGFAYKRIRGAIIDGIRKEDWLPISVRQRAKQLEQAYEKIEKELGRSATDNEIAAELGINENELGEWLKAVQIISILSLDQSFGEDESFFLKNNLWDENSPNPLQMVLDYEIKQTLTRVIDKLPEKEKLVISLYYYSDLSNKEIAEVMNLSPSRISQLHTKAIFRLRGKLVQLKNSKVG